In the genome of Meles meles chromosome 2, mMelMel3.1 paternal haplotype, whole genome shotgun sequence, one region contains:
- the LOC123937055 gene encoding dnaJ homolog subfamily A member 1-like — protein MVKETTYYDVLGVKPNATQEELKKAYRKLALKYHPDKNPNEGEKFKQISQTYEVLSDAKKRELYDKGCEQAIKEGGAGGGFGSPMDIFDMFFGGGGRMQRERRGKNVVHQLSVTLQDLYNGATRKLALPKNVICDKCEGQGGKKGAVECCPNCRGTGMQIRIHQRGPGMVQQIQSVCMECQGHGEWISPKDRCKSCNGRKIVREKKILEVHIDKGMKDGQKITFHGEGDQEPGLETGDIIIVLDQKDHAVFTRRGEDLFMCMDIQLVEALCGFQKPISTLHNRTIVITSHPGQIVKHGDIKCVLNEGMPIYRRPYEKGRLIIEFKVNFPENGFLSPDKHSLLEKLLPERKEVEETDEMDQVELVDFDPNQERRRHYNGEAYEDDEHHSRGGVQCQTS, from the coding sequence ATGGTGAAAGAAACCACTTACTATGATGTTTTGGGGGTCAAACCCAATGCCAcccaagaagaactgaaaaaggcCTACAGGAAACTGGCCTTGAAGTACCACCCTGATAAGAATCCAAATGAAGGAGAGAAGTTTAAACAGATTTCTCAAACTTATGAAGTACTCTCTGATGCGAAGAAAAGGGAATTATATGACAAAGGATGTGAACAGGCAATTAAAGAAGGTGGAGCTGGTGGTGGTTTTGGCTCCCCCATGGACATCTTTGATATGTtttttggaggaggaggaagaatgcagagagaaaggagaggtaaAAATGTTGTGCATCAGCTCTCAGTAACCTTACAAGATTTATACAATGGTGCAACAAGAAAACTAGCACTGCCAAAGAATGTGATTTGCGATAAATGTGAAGGCCAAGGTGGTAAGAAAGGAGCAGTTGAGTGTTGTCCCAATTGCCGAGGTACTGGAATGCAAATAAGAATTCATCAGAGAGGACCTGGCATGGTTCAGCAAATTCAGTCTGTGTGCATGGAGTGCCAGGGCCATGGGGAATGGATCAGTCCTAAAGATAGATGTAAAAGCTGCAATGGAAGGAAGATAGTTCGAGAGAAGAAGATTCTAGAAGTTCATATTGACAAAGGCATGAAAGATGGCCAGAAGATAACATTCCATGGTGAAGGAGACCAAGAACCAGGACTGGAAACAGGAGATATTATCATTGTTTTAGATCAGAAGGACCATGCTGTTTTTACTCGGCGAGGAGAAGACCTTTTCATGTGTATGGACATACAGCTGGTTGAAGCACTGTGCGGTTTTCAAAAGCCAATATCTACTCTTCACAATCGAACCATTGTCATCACCTCTCATCCAGGTCAAATTGTCAAGCATGGAGATATTAAGTGTGTGCTAAATGAAGGCATGCCAATTTATCGTAGACCATATGAGAAGGGTCGCCTCATCATCGAATTTAAGGTAAACTTTCCTGAGAATGGCTTTCTGTCTCCTGATAAACACTCTTTGCTGGAAAAACTCCTACCTGAGAGGAAGGAAGTAGAAGAGACTGATGAAATGGACCAGGTAGAACTGGTGGACTTTGATCCAAATCAGGAGAGACGGCGCCATTACAATGGGGAAGCATATGAGGATGATGAACATCATTCCAGGGGTGGTGTTCAGTGTCAGACCTCTTAA